The Leucobacter rhizosphaerae genome includes a region encoding these proteins:
- the trpD gene encoding anthranilate phosphoribosyltransferase, with product MIDERTWPTVLTALLEGNDLSVSQAEWAMSNFMTGEASGAQVGAFLVALRSKGVTVDEVIGFRDAILAEALPIALPAMSLDIVGTGGDRFGTVNISTMASITAAAADVPVVKHGNRAASSLSGSSDVLSALGIDLGLDADQLARAFVESGIAFVHAARFLPGFRHVAPARAELGIPTVFNFLGPLCNPVRPEASAVGVADIDRVPLFVGVFRLRGASALVFRGDDGLDELTTTGHSRVWEVSRGALTEHDIDPRDLGIARASIQDLAGGTPDENAETVHRVLAGESGPVRDIVLLNAAAGLVAFDLAHRPESVETPILERLAAKLVVAADAIDSGRAAAKLATWVRATTEQGGTTA from the coding sequence ATGATCGACGAACGCACCTGGCCGACCGTGCTCACCGCGTTGCTCGAGGGCAACGACCTCAGCGTTTCGCAGGCGGAGTGGGCGATGTCGAACTTCATGACCGGCGAGGCGAGCGGAGCCCAGGTCGGCGCGTTCCTCGTCGCCCTCCGGTCCAAAGGGGTCACGGTCGACGAGGTCATCGGATTCCGCGATGCGATTCTCGCGGAAGCCTTGCCGATCGCGCTCCCGGCGATGTCCCTCGACATCGTGGGGACGGGTGGCGATCGCTTCGGGACCGTGAACATCTCGACCATGGCCTCGATCACCGCGGCCGCAGCCGACGTTCCTGTCGTGAAGCACGGCAACCGCGCCGCGAGCAGCCTGTCGGGTTCCTCGGATGTGCTCAGTGCGCTCGGGATCGATCTCGGGCTCGACGCGGATCAGCTCGCGCGGGCATTCGTGGAGTCCGGGATCGCGTTCGTCCACGCCGCGCGATTCCTGCCGGGATTCCGGCACGTCGCGCCGGCCCGCGCAGAGCTCGGCATCCCGACGGTCTTCAACTTCCTCGGCCCGCTCTGCAACCCGGTGCGCCCCGAAGCTTCTGCGGTCGGCGTCGCCGATATCGACCGGGTCCCGCTGTTCGTCGGCGTCTTCCGCCTGCGTGGTGCGTCCGCCCTCGTCTTCCGCGGCGACGACGGGCTCGATGAGCTCACAACGACAGGGCACTCCCGAGTCTGGGAGGTCAGCCGCGGCGCGCTCACCGAGCACGACATCGACCCGCGGGATCTCGGGATCGCACGGGCGTCGATCCAGGATCTGGCCGGCGGCACCCCCGACGAGAACGCTGAAACCGTGCACCGCGTGCTGGCGGGGGAGTCGGGGCCGGTTCGCGACATCGTGCTGCTGAACGCGGCCGCGGGGCTCGTGGCCTTCGACCTCGCGCATCGTCCGGAGTCGGTGGAGACGCCGATCCTCGAGCGGCTCGCGGCGAAGCTGGTCGTGGCCGCCGATGCCATCGACTCGGGTCGGGCTGCAGCGAAGCTCGCCACCTGGGTGCGCGCGACCACCGAGCAGGGTGGCACGACGGCCTGA
- the ctaE gene encoding aa3-type cytochrome oxidase subunit III, protein MNTKSAVPSVKRPNLVAVGTIVWLGSEVMFFAGLFAIYFTLRAMNPDLWAEQVEKHNFTFALINTLILVASSFTAQAGVFAAERMQPRATGRGIRKWGTVEWFYLTFFMGAIFVAGQAYEYATFVSEGITLSSDPYGSAFYMTTGFHGIHVSLGLIAFLLVIGRIYAVKNFTHKEETTAVVVSYYWHFVDIVWIILFIVIYVLK, encoded by the coding sequence ATGAATACCAAGTCAGCCGTGCCCTCGGTGAAGCGACCGAATCTGGTCGCCGTCGGTACGATCGTGTGGCTCGGCAGCGAGGTCATGTTCTTCGCGGGCCTCTTCGCGATCTACTTCACGCTGCGCGCCATGAACCCGGATCTGTGGGCCGAGCAGGTGGAGAAGCACAACTTCACCTTCGCGCTCATCAACACCCTGATCCTCGTGGCTTCCTCCTTCACCGCTCAGGCCGGCGTGTTCGCCGCCGAGCGGATGCAGCCGCGCGCGACCGGACGCGGCATCAGGAAGTGGGGCACCGTCGAGTGGTTCTACCTCACCTTCTTCATGGGCGCGATCTTCGTCGCCGGCCAGGCGTACGAGTACGCCACCTTCGTCTCCGAGGGCATCACGCTCTCGTCTGACCCCTACGGCTCCGCCTTCTACATGACGACCGGATTCCACGGGATCCATGTGTCGCTCGGCCTCATCGCCTTCCTGCTCGTGATCGGCCGCATCTACGCGGTCAAGAACTTCACGCACAAGGAAGAGACGACGGCGGTCGTGGTGTCCTACTACTGGCACTTCGTCGACATCGTGTGGATCATCCTGTTCATCGTCATCTACGTCCTCAAATAG